A genomic region of Gossypium hirsutum isolate 1008001.06 chromosome D01, Gossypium_hirsutum_v2.1, whole genome shotgun sequence contains the following coding sequences:
- the LOC107921645 gene encoding uncharacterized protein has translation MLEPAPNKPFFKEILLDNSSTIPRVGMRMPLNEEEEVTLLDDDVSISMDGPYPQVCFSTRVHYLIDEHNKQMVIVRMLGRPIGYRALANKIKSLWELTGDYKIVDLDNNYFLVKLASQNDYNRVIMGVPWMVYGHYLVVQPWNRYFFTEENYPSKIIAWIRLPGLHYFYYTKGLVRALASVIGNVVKVDYNTIDGTRGKFARVAVVVDISKPLVPFIGVDRKKQTIVYESLPSIYYTCGKVSHIKENCSQGPKEQTVN, from the coding sequence ATGCTAGAACCAGCACCAAACAAGCCCTTCTTTAAAGAAATACTTTTAGACAACAGTAGTACAATCCCAAGGGTGGGCATGCGCATGCCTTTGAACGAAGAAGAGGAGGTTACACTCCTTGACGATGATGTCTCAATATCCATGGATGGACCCTATCCCCAGGTGTGCTTCTCGACAAGAGTCCACTATTTGATCGATGAGCATAACAAGCAAATGGTGATAGTACGAATGCTAGGCAGACCAATCGGATACAGAGCATTAGCCAACAAAATCAAAAGCCTTTGGGAACTAACAGGCGACTACAAAATAGTTGACCTGGACAATAACTACTTTCTAGTAAAACTTGCTAGCCAGAACGACTATAACAGAGTTATCATGGGCGTCCCTTGGATGGTGTACGGGCACTACCTGGTGGTGCAACCATGGAATCGGTATTTCTTTACAGAGGAGAACTACCCATCCAAGATCATTGCGTGGATAAGGTTACCAGGGCTCCATTATTTCTATTACACAAAGGGACTAGTGAGAGCATTGGCTTCTGTCATTGGCAACGTAGTCAAGGTTGACTACAATACCATCGATGGGACAAGGGGCAAGTTTGCTAGAGTAGCCGTGGTGGTGGATATCTCTAAACCCCTTGTGCCATTCATCGGTGTTGACAGGAAGAAACAAACAATAGTTTACGAAAGCCTCCCGTCCATCTACTACACCTGTGGTAAGGTAAGCCACATCAAGGAAAACTGCAGTCAGGGCCCAAAGGAACAAACAGTGAATTAG